A single window of Achromobacter xylosoxidans DNA harbors:
- a CDS encoding ABC transporter permease, whose amino-acid sequence MNFYAIRAIYRFEMARAWRTLMQSVLSPVISTSLYFVVFGSAIGSHMVQIDGVSYGAFIVPGLIMLSLLTQSVANASFGIYMPRFSGTIYEIHSAPISYLEIVAGYVGAAASKSIILGLIMLATARLFVPFEIAHPFWMLGFLLLTAVTFSLFGFIIGVWADGFEKLQIIPLMIITPLTFLGGTFYSIKMLPPFWQGVTLFNPVVYLVSGFRWAFYGVADVNVTVSVAMTLVFLAVCLVVVRWIFKTGYRLKT is encoded by the coding sequence ATGAATTTCTACGCAATCCGCGCCATCTACCGCTTCGAAATGGCCCGCGCCTGGCGCACGCTGATGCAGAGCGTGCTGTCGCCGGTGATCTCCACCTCGCTGTACTTCGTGGTGTTCGGCTCGGCCATCGGTTCGCACATGGTGCAGATCGACGGCGTCAGCTACGGCGCCTTCATCGTGCCGGGCCTGATCATGCTGTCGCTGCTGACGCAGAGCGTGGCCAACGCTTCGTTCGGCATCTACATGCCGCGCTTCTCGGGCACCATCTACGAAATCCATTCGGCGCCCATCTCGTACCTGGAGATCGTCGCCGGCTACGTCGGGGCGGCCGCCAGCAAGTCCATCATCCTGGGGCTGATCATGCTGGCCACGGCGCGCCTGTTCGTGCCGTTCGAGATCGCGCATCCGTTCTGGATGCTGGGGTTCCTGCTGCTCACCGCCGTCACCTTCAGCCTGTTCGGCTTCATCATCGGCGTGTGGGCCGACGGCTTCGAGAAACTGCAGATCATTCCGCTGATGATCATCACGCCGCTGACCTTCCTGGGCGGCACCTTCTATTCCATCAAGATGCTGCCGCCGTTCTGGCAGGGCGTGACGCTGTTCAACCCGGTGGTGTACCTGGTCAGCGGCTTTCGCTGGGCCTTCTATGGCGTGGCCGACGTCAACGTCACGGTCAGCGTCGCCATGACGCTGGTGTTCCTGGCGGTCTGCCTGGTGGTGGTGCGCTGGATCTTCAAGACCGGCTATCGCCTGAAGACCTGA
- a CDS encoding glutathione S-transferase family protein, with product MTIDLTLYDLAGADPTLRFSPHCWKTHMALAHKGLSANTVPWRFTDKDVIEFSGQKLVPVLVHGDHVISDSWQIACYLEDTFPDRPSLFGGDTGRALSLFANTWADTTLVPTLARLLLPEIHALIDAKDQDYFRHTREKRFGPLEDLPALREEQLAALRASLLPLRQMLARQPYLAGQQPAYADYAVFGFFMWARCTSALELLAADDPVAAWRERLLDAHGGLARQAPVAAA from the coding sequence TTGACCATCGATCTCACCCTGTATGACCTGGCCGGCGCCGATCCGACGTTGCGCTTCAGCCCCCATTGCTGGAAAACGCACATGGCGCTGGCCCACAAGGGCCTGTCCGCCAACACCGTGCCGTGGCGCTTCACCGACAAGGATGTGATCGAGTTCTCGGGCCAGAAGCTGGTGCCGGTGCTGGTGCACGGCGACCACGTGATCAGCGATTCGTGGCAGATCGCCTGCTACCTGGAAGACACCTTTCCCGACCGCCCGTCGCTGTTCGGCGGCGACACCGGCCGCGCACTGAGCCTGTTCGCCAACACCTGGGCCGACACCACCCTGGTGCCGACGCTGGCGCGCCTGCTGCTGCCGGAAATCCACGCCCTGATCGACGCCAAGGACCAGGATTATTTCCGCCACACGCGCGAAAAGCGCTTCGGCCCCCTGGAAGACCTGCCCGCCCTGCGCGAGGAACAACTGGCGGCGCTGCGCGCCTCGCTGCTGCCGCTGCGCCAGATGCTGGCGCGCCAGCCGTACCTGGCCGGCCAGCAGCCGGCCTATGCGGATTACGCGGTGTTCGGGTTCTTCATGTGGGCGCGCTGCACCAGCGCGCTGGAACTGCTGGCGGCCGACGACCCCGTGGCGGCATGGCGCGAGCGGCTGCTCGATGCGCATGGCGGCCTGGCGCGCCAGGCGCCGGTCGCGGCCGCCTGA
- a CDS encoding DUF4168 domain-containing protein, with amino-acid sequence MPYSKTAILSAIMLTAALSGAPVLAQNAPASQTPMAPAAVQPTDQQLQRFASASQKVSGVVDEYRPKVDAAKTDADKQKVIQEADAKMVKLVQADGLSVEEFNGIGQAVQQNPQLKERLMKMGKAGATVQ; translated from the coding sequence ATGCCGTATTCCAAAACCGCAATCCTGTCGGCCATCATGTTGACGGCCGCGCTGTCCGGTGCCCCCGTCCTGGCGCAGAACGCCCCCGCCAGCCAGACGCCCATGGCGCCGGCAGCGGTGCAGCCCACCGACCAGCAACTGCAGCGCTTCGCCTCGGCGTCGCAGAAGGTGTCGGGCGTGGTGGACGAATACCGTCCCAAGGTCGACGCCGCCAAGACCGACGCGGACAAACAGAAAGTGATCCAGGAAGCCGACGCCAAGATGGTCAAGCTGGTGCAGGCCGATGGCCTGTCCGTGGAGGAATTCAATGGCATCGGCCAGGCCGTGCAGCAAAATCCCCAGCTCAAGGAGCGCCTGATGAAGATGGGCAAGGCTGGCGCGACGGTGCAGTAG
- a CDS encoding LuxR family transcriptional regulator, with amino-acid sequence MSDFHLTLLAFKESPAPQVICSARKISECNHSFANLFGYTRRELVGKSILQLYPSLSDFHQIGQRCLKHLESNCYYEDERFMQHRSREVFWARARGITLTPEDPFDLMIWSFERIAENCLRTANLTRREREISAYVANGLSCKEIAMRLDISYRTVEVHRARIMRKLDAKNTAELVSKIILVDNMA; translated from the coding sequence ATGAGTGACTTTCACCTGACATTGCTCGCCTTCAAGGAATCTCCCGCGCCGCAGGTCATCTGCAGCGCGCGCAAGATCTCGGAATGCAATCACTCCTTCGCAAATCTGTTCGGCTACACGCGCAGGGAACTGGTGGGCAAATCGATACTCCAGCTTTACCCCTCGCTTTCCGATTTTCACCAGATCGGCCAGCGCTGCCTCAAACACCTGGAAAGCAATTGCTACTACGAAGACGAGCGCTTCATGCAGCACCGCAGCCGCGAGGTGTTCTGGGCGCGCGCGCGCGGCATCACCCTGACCCCGGAAGACCCTTTCGACCTGATGATCTGGAGCTTCGAGCGCATCGCCGAAAACTGCCTGCGCACGGCCAACCTGACGCGGCGCGAACGCGAAATATCCGCTTACGTCGCCAACGGCCTGAGCTGTAAGGAGATCGCCATGCGGCTGGACATCTCCTATCGCACGGTGGAGGTGCATCGCGCCCGCATCATGCGCAAGCTGGACGCGAAGAACACCGCCGAACTGGTGTCCAAGATCATCCTGGTCGACAACATGGCCTGA
- a CDS encoding acetyl-CoA acetyltransferase, whose protein sequence is MFDHSGVSIVGSGHTPFGKLDALNLEQLIVMAANEAIEDAGVDPAEIDAIYLGHFNAGLVPDAFPASLVHQAHPALRFKPATRCENACASGSAAIHAGLRAIQSGAAGTVLVIGVEKMTSRSTPEVTEALACAGYKNDPRESAMSFPQQFARLAEKYAERYEDPLPVMAAIAAKNHANALRNPLAQLRRELDADFCNTISERNPMIAAPLRMTDCSPISDGAAAVILTCERRAPRYARQVRFRAATQVNDMLPLEGRDLLAFEGPHRAMQRAYSDAGIQLQDLDFAEVHDCFTIAELLIYEAMGLAAPGEGHRVLTEGTVRRDGDLPVNLSGGLKAKGHPVGATGVSMHALAYRQLTGRAGDMQRPGAELGLVFNMGGMAVANYASVLEAVRA, encoded by the coding sequence ATGTTCGATCATTCGGGCGTTTCGATCGTGGGCAGCGGCCATACGCCGTTCGGCAAATTGGACGCTCTGAATCTTGAGCAACTCATCGTGATGGCGGCCAACGAGGCGATCGAGGACGCCGGCGTCGATCCCGCCGAGATCGACGCGATCTACCTGGGGCATTTCAACGCGGGGCTGGTGCCCGATGCCTTCCCCGCCTCGCTGGTGCACCAGGCGCATCCGGCCTTGCGCTTCAAGCCCGCCACGCGCTGCGAGAACGCCTGTGCCTCGGGCTCGGCCGCGATCCACGCCGGCCTGCGCGCGATCCAGTCGGGCGCGGCCGGCACCGTGCTGGTGATCGGCGTCGAGAAGATGACCTCGCGCAGCACGCCCGAGGTGACCGAGGCGCTGGCCTGCGCCGGCTACAAGAACGATCCGCGCGAAAGCGCCATGAGCTTTCCGCAGCAGTTCGCGCGCCTGGCCGAGAAATACGCCGAGCGCTACGAGGACCCGCTGCCGGTCATGGCCGCCATCGCCGCCAAGAACCACGCCAATGCGCTGCGCAATCCGCTGGCGCAGCTGCGGCGCGAGCTGGACGCCGACTTCTGCAACACGATCTCGGAACGCAATCCCATGATCGCGGCGCCGCTGCGCATGACCGACTGTTCGCCCATCAGCGACGGCGCCGCCGCCGTCATCCTGACCTGCGAGCGGCGCGCGCCGCGCTATGCGCGCCAGGTGCGCTTTCGCGCCGCCACCCAGGTCAACGACATGCTGCCGCTGGAGGGCCGCGACCTGCTGGCGTTCGAGGGTCCGCACCGCGCCATGCAGCGCGCCTACTCGGACGCCGGCATCCAGCTGCAGGACCTGGACTTCGCCGAGGTGCACGACTGCTTCACCATCGCCGAACTGCTGATCTACGAGGCCATGGGCCTGGCCGCGCCCGGCGAAGGGCATCGCGTGCTCACCGAGGGCACGGTGCGCCGCGACGGCGACCTGCCGGTCAACCTGTCGGGCGGACTCAAGGCCAAGGGCCACCCGGTCGGCGCCACCGGCGTGTCGATGCACGCGCTGGCCTACCGCCAGCTGACCGGCCGCGCCGGCGACATGCAGCGCCCCGGCGCCGAGCTCGGGCTGGTTTTCAACATGGGCGGCATGGCCGTGGCGAACTACGCGTCGGTGCTCGAGGCAGTGCGGGCGTAA
- a CDS encoding class I adenylate-forming enzyme family protein yields MNIANWLQAAALEHGGRPALHTGLRLHANYRDFARRAAALADWLQRDHGLAPGDRVALFARNRVEYLELLYAAWWLGAVAVPINPKLHPKEVGWIAANADASVIFTDRLDDLPAGCLPDGCRHLEIDGADYARACAGTGPWAPPAPLAADALAWLFYTSGTTGRPKGVMLSHRNLVAMGLCYAVDVETVEPGDGMLYAAPMSHGAGLYHVLYVRKAARHVVPESRGFEPAEILALAEQTGPLSFFAAPTMIKRLVEQARAGGRDGRGIKTIIYGGAPMYLADLEEALAVLGQRFVQIYGQGESPMTITALSREVIADAAHPERAARLASVGTAQSCMELRVVDAALRAVPSCTEGEVLVRGNAVMQGYWRNDPATAETLVDGWLRTGDIGRLDHSGFLTLTDRSKDVIISGGSNIYPREVEETLARHPGVREVAVVGAPSAQWGEEVVAFVVSRPGATLAPEELDAWCRGEIASFKKPKRYVFHEELPKNSYGKILKTALREALRSAEPGGQGDASPGR; encoded by the coding sequence ATGAATATCGCGAACTGGTTGCAGGCGGCCGCGCTGGAGCACGGAGGCCGGCCGGCCCTGCATACGGGCCTGCGCCTGCATGCGAACTACCGTGACTTCGCCCGCCGCGCCGCGGCGTTGGCCGATTGGCTGCAACGCGACCATGGCCTGGCCCCGGGCGATCGCGTCGCGCTATTCGCGCGCAACCGCGTCGAATACCTGGAGCTGCTGTATGCGGCCTGGTGGCTGGGCGCGGTGGCGGTGCCGATCAACCCCAAGCTGCATCCCAAGGAGGTCGGCTGGATCGCCGCCAACGCCGACGCCAGCGTGATCTTCACCGACCGGCTCGACGATCTGCCGGCGGGCTGCCTGCCGGATGGCTGCCGCCACCTGGAGATCGACGGCGCCGACTACGCCCGGGCCTGTGCCGGGACCGGCCCCTGGGCGCCGCCGGCGCCGCTGGCCGCGGATGCGCTGGCCTGGCTGTTCTATACCTCCGGCACCACCGGCCGGCCCAAGGGCGTGATGCTGAGCCACCGCAATCTGGTGGCTATGGGCCTGTGCTATGCGGTGGACGTGGAAACCGTGGAGCCCGGCGACGGCATGCTGTACGCCGCGCCCATGTCGCACGGCGCCGGGCTGTACCACGTGCTGTACGTGCGCAAGGCCGCGCGCCACGTCGTGCCCGAATCGCGCGGCTTCGAGCCGGCCGAGATCCTGGCGCTGGCCGAACAGACCGGCCCGCTGTCGTTCTTCGCCGCGCCCACCATGATCAAGCGCCTGGTCGAGCAGGCGCGCGCCGGCGGCCGCGACGGCCGCGGCATCAAGACCATCATCTACGGCGGCGCGCCGATGTATCTGGCCGACCTGGAAGAAGCCCTGGCGGTGCTGGGCCAGCGCTTCGTGCAGATCTACGGCCAGGGCGAAAGCCCGATGACCATCACCGCGCTGTCGCGCGAGGTGATCGCCGATGCCGCCCACCCCGAGCGCGCCGCGCGGCTGGCTTCGGTCGGCACCGCGCAGAGCTGCATGGAGCTGCGCGTGGTCGACGCCGCGCTGCGGGCCGTGCCGTCCTGCACCGAGGGCGAGGTGCTGGTGCGCGGCAACGCCGTGATGCAGGGCTACTGGCGCAACGATCCCGCCACCGCCGAAACGCTGGTGGACGGCTGGCTGCGCACGGGCGACATCGGCCGGCTCGACCATTCGGGTTTCCTGACGCTGACCGACCGCAGCAAGGACGTGATCATCTCCGGCGGCTCCAACATCTACCCGCGCGAAGTCGAGGAAACGCTGGCGCGGCATCCCGGCGTGCGCGAGGTGGCGGTGGTCGGCGCGCCCAGCGCGCAATGGGGCGAAGAGGTGGTGGCCTTCGTGGTGTCGCGCCCCGGCGCGACCCTGGCGCCCGAGGAACTGGACGCCTGGTGCCGCGGCGAAATCGCCTCGTTCAAGAAGCCCAAGCGCTACGTATTCCATGAAGAGCTGCCCAAGAACAGCTACGGCAAGATTCTCAAGACCGCATTGCGCGAAGCCTTGCGCAGCGCGGAACCAGGCGGTCAGGGAGATGCCAGCCCAGGCCGATGA
- a CDS encoding 4'-phosphopantetheinyl transferase, with translation MTGDSTEALPSLPLSARLAQRLEWITPGASAAGGLPPTQRRQAEFQAGRRLAAALLAALRAPATDVGVAADRSPIWPAGYVGSISHSRRLVGVAVARHSDVRAVGIDIEAIADPSAVEAIESLCMRPEERAFDAGALTRAEFATLLFSAKEAFYKCMQPLTQVAFDFADVSVTRIDPARQCLELRLLRAATPEFGPGRLFECGYRSAQGHVYTALEIGH, from the coding sequence ATGACCGGCGACTCGACCGAGGCCCTGCCCTCGCTGCCGCTGAGCGCCCGCCTGGCGCAGCGGCTGGAATGGATCACGCCCGGCGCCAGCGCTGCCGGCGGCCTGCCGCCGACACAGCGCCGCCAGGCGGAGTTCCAGGCCGGCCGGCGGCTGGCGGCGGCGCTGCTGGCGGCGCTGCGCGCGCCCGCCACCGATGTCGGCGTGGCCGCGGACCGCTCACCCATCTGGCCCGCGGGCTACGTCGGCTCCATCAGCCACAGCCGGCGGCTGGTAGGCGTGGCGGTGGCGCGTCACAGCGACGTGCGCGCGGTCGGCATCGACATCGAAGCGATTGCCGACCCCTCCGCCGTGGAGGCGATCGAATCGCTCTGCATGCGGCCCGAGGAACGCGCGTTCGATGCCGGCGCGCTGACCCGCGCCGAGTTCGCCACGCTGCTGTTCTCGGCCAAGGAGGCGTTCTACAAATGCATGCAGCCGCTCACCCAGGTGGCGTTCGATTTCGCCGACGTTTCCGTCACCCGGATCGATCCGGCGCGGCAGTGCCTGGAACTGCGCCTGCTGCGCGCCGCGACGCCGGAATTCGGGCCGGGTCGCCTGTTTGAATGCGGCTATCGCAGTGCACAAGGCCACGTCTATACTGCCTTGGAAATTGGCCATTGA
- the dctP gene encoding TRAP transporter substrate-binding protein DctP has product MRRRDFIKAASLLAGASAPAIWTGRAAAAAKPVTLKFDSYISETSGPSRLDEWYLKQLETRSNGAVKVRRYWAQSLNKVGEHLSAVRDGTSEMSLISPGYYQAQLPVTRGLDWYYRMHRSDALQWLCRDVYAEYQPLRDEWERRYNSKVLYWTNWYYAPLVTRQPINSIEDIRGKRIRGYGAANEVIERLGGTAVPMAAPEVYTALERGVLDGVYGFDFITAVAYKLHEIAPYFTDIGDGPHGPAATIINARVWNNFPDPVKQVSDQIVSEIYGGEYARIYEAAARQYVKTAKAEGAKFSSLSQAEKDRARTLVQPAQTEGWVERVAKPAGLDGLAMQALVNQAIAKYDAQGSLKRFDELAAEA; this is encoded by the coding sequence ATGAGAAGACGCGATTTCATCAAGGCCGCCAGCCTGCTGGCCGGCGCATCGGCCCCGGCCATCTGGACCGGCCGCGCGGCCGCCGCGGCCAAGCCGGTCACCCTGAAGTTCGACAGCTACATCAGCGAGACGTCGGGCCCCTCGCGGCTGGACGAGTGGTACCTGAAGCAGCTGGAGACCCGCAGCAACGGCGCGGTCAAGGTGCGACGCTACTGGGCGCAGTCGCTCAACAAGGTCGGCGAGCACCTGTCCGCCGTGCGTGACGGCACCTCGGAAATGTCGCTTATCTCGCCGGGCTACTACCAGGCCCAGCTGCCGGTCACGCGCGGGCTGGACTGGTACTACCGCATGCACCGCTCGGACGCGCTGCAATGGCTGTGCCGCGACGTCTACGCCGAGTACCAGCCGCTACGCGACGAATGGGAGCGGCGCTACAACAGCAAGGTGCTGTACTGGACCAACTGGTACTACGCGCCGCTGGTGACGCGCCAGCCGATCAACTCGATCGAGGACATCCGCGGCAAGCGCATCCGCGGCTACGGCGCCGCCAACGAGGTCATCGAGCGCCTGGGCGGCACCGCCGTGCCGATGGCCGCGCCCGAGGTCTACACCGCGCTGGAGCGCGGCGTGCTGGACGGCGTCTACGGCTTTGACTTCATCACCGCCGTGGCCTACAAGCTGCACGAGATCGCGCCCTACTTCACCGATATCGGCGACGGCCCGCACGGCCCGGCCGCGACCATCATCAACGCCCGCGTGTGGAACAACTTCCCCGATCCGGTCAAGCAGGTCAGCGACCAGATCGTCAGCGAAATCTACGGCGGCGAATACGCGCGCATCTACGAGGCGGCCGCGCGCCAGTACGTCAAGACCGCCAAGGCCGAGGGCGCCAAGTTCTCGTCGCTGTCGCAGGCCGAGAAGGACCGGGCGCGCACCCTGGTGCAGCCGGCGCAGACCGAGGGCTGGGTCGAGCGGGTGGCCAAGCCCGCCGGCCTGGACGGCCTGGCGATGCAGGCCCTGGTCAACCAGGCCATCGCCAAGTACGACGCGCAGGGCAGCTTGAAACGCTTCGACGAACTGGCCGCCGAAGCCTGA
- a CDS encoding acetyl-CoA C-acyltransferase, which translates to MSDPIVIVSAARTPLAAFQGEFSTLSANELGAVAIGAALERAGLKPDQVDAVLMGNVLQAGQGQAPARQASIKAGIPSSVGAITVSKVCGSGMQAAMLAHDGIIADTYGVVVAGGMESMTNAPYLLTKARGGYRAGHATMYDHMMLDGLEDAYQVGRAMGTFGEDCAAKYGFTREEQDTFAVESVSRAQKAARDGVLKWETVPVTIKSKKGDTVIELDERPQKLNVEKIPTLKPAFAANGTITAASSSGNADGAAALVLMRESTASKLGCKPIARIVGHASFAQEPEWFTTAPVGAIKKLYDKTGWKTADVDLFEINEAFAAVTMAAMKEHDIPRDKVNIHGGACAVGHPIGASGARIMVSLLGALKATQGKRGVATLCIGGGEATAIALEMV; encoded by the coding sequence ATGTCTGATCCCATCGTTATCGTGAGTGCCGCGCGCACCCCGCTGGCCGCCTTCCAGGGCGAATTTTCCACCCTCTCCGCCAACGAGCTGGGCGCCGTCGCCATCGGCGCCGCGCTCGAGCGCGCCGGACTCAAGCCCGACCAGGTCGACGCGGTGCTGATGGGCAATGTGCTGCAGGCCGGCCAGGGCCAGGCGCCGGCGCGGCAGGCCTCGATCAAGGCGGGCATCCCGTCGTCGGTGGGCGCCATCACGGTGTCCAAGGTGTGCGGTTCGGGCATGCAGGCCGCGATGCTGGCGCACGACGGCATCATCGCCGACACCTATGGCGTGGTGGTGGCCGGCGGCATGGAATCCATGACCAACGCGCCCTACCTGCTGACCAAGGCGCGCGGCGGCTATCGCGCCGGCCACGCCACCATGTACGACCACATGATGCTCGACGGCCTGGAAGACGCCTACCAGGTGGGCCGCGCCATGGGCACGTTCGGCGAGGACTGCGCCGCCAAATACGGCTTCACCCGCGAAGAACAGGACACCTTCGCGGTGGAATCGGTCTCGCGGGCGCAGAAGGCCGCGCGCGACGGCGTGCTGAAATGGGAAACCGTGCCCGTCACCATCAAGTCCAAGAAGGGCGACACGGTGATCGAGCTGGACGAGCGTCCGCAGAAGCTCAACGTCGAGAAAATCCCGACCCTCAAGCCCGCCTTCGCCGCCAACGGCACCATCACCGCCGCGTCCTCGTCGGGCAACGCCGACGGCGCCGCCGCGCTGGTGCTGATGCGCGAATCCACCGCCAGCAAGCTCGGCTGCAAGCCGATCGCCCGCATCGTCGGCCACGCCAGCTTCGCGCAGGAACCCGAATGGTTCACCACCGCGCCCGTGGGCGCGATCAAGAAGCTCTACGACAAGACCGGCTGGAAGACCGCCGACGTGGACCTTTTCGAGATCAACGAGGCCTTCGCCGCGGTGACCATGGCGGCCATGAAGGAACACGACATCCCGCGCGACAAGGTCAACATCCACGGCGGCGCCTGCGCGGTCGGCCATCCCATCGGCGCGTCGGGCGCGCGCATCATGGTGTCGCTGCTGGGCGCATTGAAGGCCACGCAGGGCAAGCGCGGCGTCGCCACGTTGTGCATCGGCGGCGGCGAGGCCACCGCGATCGCGCTGGAAATGGTCTAA
- a CDS encoding TRAP transporter small permease subunit, with amino-acid sequence MDYSSRLGVALRAVSNVFGAIATLFLLFLMFGITLDAIVRAIYGHSIPGLFEMSELSLVVIVFFGLGWTQMDDAHIRVTLLHKKVPPRVAQWMDALAWLAAAAVLAMLAYPATGEALESIEIREFRWGYVEVPIWWTKAIVALGLWFGALQMLAQAGCSLCRAEPAARATPALASH; translated from the coding sequence ATGGACTATTCCTCCCGACTGGGCGTGGCGCTGCGCGCCGTCTCCAACGTGTTCGGCGCCATCGCCACGCTGTTCCTGCTGTTCCTGATGTTCGGCATCACGCTCGACGCCATCGTGCGGGCCATCTACGGCCATTCCATTCCCGGCCTGTTCGAGATGTCCGAACTGAGCCTGGTCGTGATCGTCTTCTTCGGCCTGGGCTGGACCCAGATGGACGACGCCCATATCCGCGTCACGCTGCTGCACAAGAAGGTGCCGCCGCGCGTGGCGCAATGGATGGACGCGCTGGCGTGGCTGGCCGCCGCCGCGGTGCTGGCGATGCTGGCCTATCCCGCCACCGGCGAGGCGCTGGAATCGATCGAGATCCGCGAGTTCCGCTGGGGCTACGTGGAGGTGCCGATCTGGTGGACCAAGGCCATCGTCGCCCTCGGCCTGTGGTTCGGCGCGCTGCAGATGCTGGCCCAGGCCGGCTGCAGCCTGTGCCGCGCCGAACCCGCCGCCCGCGCCACCCCGGCGCTGGCCTCGCATTGA
- a CDS encoding TRAP transporter large permease codes for MDDVTITLVATGLIFVFLLLGAPVFAALALAGITGLVLVEDSAFVLNRLKSYSYAQSASYLLTVIPLFILMGAFAHHAGVGRRLFDMARKWVGHMPGGLAIASVLTCAGFAATSGSSVATAATVGAVAIPEMKRAGYDARLSAGAVAAGGVLGVLIPPSVLLIFYAALTEVSAGKMLVAGVLPGLLSTLVFILGIRVISASPQMAATVLPKSPWRERVLSIRNGWQVLVLFLIVLGGIYLGFVTATEAAAVGAFAAFVMLLCARQARGELGGKLVESLRNAVTTTVMILFTMLGAGLFSLFLSLVQIPQQIAEVIVSSDIPPLLVVGLMLLAYFPLGMFLDAFSMLVITLPIMFPTVVSLGFDPIWFGILAVKMCEIGLITPPVGLNVFVIAGIDRQTPLTRIFHGAWWFVIMEVVTTLILFFFPVIVTILPEMMLGK; via the coding sequence ATGGATGACGTCACCATCACCCTGGTCGCCACCGGCCTGATCTTCGTATTCCTGCTGCTGGGCGCGCCGGTCTTCGCCGCGCTGGCGCTGGCCGGCATCACCGGCCTGGTCCTGGTCGAGGACAGCGCTTTCGTGCTGAACCGGCTCAAGTCGTATTCGTATGCGCAGTCGGCCTCGTACCTGCTGACCGTGATCCCGCTCTTCATCCTGATGGGCGCCTTCGCCCATCACGCGGGCGTGGGCCGCAGGCTATTCGACATGGCGCGCAAGTGGGTCGGCCACATGCCCGGCGGGCTGGCCATCGCCAGCGTGCTGACCTGCGCCGGCTTCGCCGCCACGTCGGGCTCCAGCGTGGCCACGGCGGCCACCGTGGGCGCGGTCGCCATCCCCGAGATGAAGCGCGCCGGCTACGACGCGCGCCTGTCGGCGGGCGCGGTGGCGGCCGGCGGCGTGCTGGGCGTGCTGATCCCGCCCAGCGTGCTGCTGATCTTCTATGCCGCCCTGACCGAGGTCTCGGCCGGCAAGATGCTGGTGGCCGGGGTGCTGCCCGGACTGCTGTCGACGCTGGTGTTCATCCTGGGCATCCGCGTCATCAGCGCTTCGCCGCAGATGGCCGCGACGGTGCTGCCCAAGAGCCCGTGGCGCGAACGCGTGCTGTCGATCCGCAACGGCTGGCAGGTGCTGGTGCTGTTCCTGATCGTGCTGGGCGGCATCTACCTGGGTTTCGTCACGGCGACCGAGGCCGCCGCGGTCGGCGCGTTCGCCGCGTTCGTGATGCTGCTGTGCGCCCGGCAGGCGCGCGGCGAGCTGGGCGGCAAGCTGGTCGAAAGCCTGCGCAACGCCGTCACCACCACCGTGATGATCCTGTTCACCATGCTGGGCGCGGGCCTGTTCAGCCTGTTCCTGAGCCTGGTGCAGATCCCGCAGCAGATCGCCGAGGTGATCGTGTCCTCGGACATCCCGCCACTGCTGGTGGTGGGGCTGATGCTGCTGGCCTACTTCCCGCTGGGCATGTTCCTGGATGCCTTCTCGATGCTGGTGATCACGCTGCCGATCATGTTCCCCACGGTGGTGTCGCTGGGCTTTGACCCGATCTGGTTCGGCATCCTGGCCGTGAAGATGTGCGAGATCGGCCTGATCACGCCGCCGGTCGGGCTGAATGTGTTCGTCATCGCGGGCATAGACCGCCAGACGCCGTTGACGCGGATCTTCCACGGCGCCTGGTGGTTCGTCATCATGGAGGTGGTGACCACGCTGATCCTGTTCTTCTTCCCGGTCATCGTCACGATCCTGCCTGAGATGATGCTCGGAAAATGA